In the Harmonia axyridis chromosome 3, icHarAxyr1.1, whole genome shotgun sequence genome, one interval contains:
- the LOC123676013 gene encoding 28S ribosomal protein S18c, mitochondrial, with the protein MSLILRRPQLRGVLVSIIRNTSSTSNNDTPNNVAPNNDAPNFDMPNPFEKERVQCILCKSGVPVDYKNVRLLSQFQSAYTGRIYGRHITGLCKKQQEIVEGEIIKAQVAGLMGGYLKHTDFLDDPVLYDLDNPIRPHRF; encoded by the exons atgtcatTAATCTTGAGGCGGCCACAGCTGAGAG GTGTATTGGTGAGCATCATTAGGAATACTTCCAGTACATCAAACAACGATACCCCAAACAACGTTGCCCCAAACAATGATGCCCCAAACTTCGATATGCCAAATCCGTTTGAAAAAGAAAGGGTTCAATGCATATTGTGCAAAAGTGGTGTTCCTGTTGACTATAAGAATGTGAGATTATTATCCCAGTTTCAGTCAGCGTATACAGGAAGAATATACGGAAGACATATTACAGGATTGTGCAAGAAACAACAGGAAATAGTGGAAGGTGAAATTATTAAGGCTCAAGTGGCTGGACTTATGGGTGGTTACTTAAAACATACTGATTTCCTTGATGATCCTGTACTTTATGATTTAGATAATCCCATACGACCACATAGATTCTAG
- the LOC123676012 gene encoding uncharacterized protein LOC123676012 isoform X1, with product MNKKFLSYFFLLGTILGICPRNEQHICRKRGKKTHHFKIYTSFIILLMLWQFAYFVWLVLGDYYVEGLFIKFLIELLDVAVLTMDITLTIFFINFTQHKKWKSMNKYLNVVENQLISYCASIDSGILGHVYIDICFITVIITITNASMLWIFCSHSRCFFFLHIQKVYGCYMIVLVYLIVTRIRNGLTKLHAFLEGLTPSKIGEEDSNVKFIQPYNSYSEFMKCYRIIYDVVQFFNDIFGYHMVFLNLFCILEWLSVLNLIISSIKYNSMEIDVITVMFINIIIILIGIIFIILLCASVTSKAEHFLYVLHQIEDDNHNLKAKSIVIQLVEDMPLHFSAARFFNISKYTILGLIGNCTTYFIVLIQFYQ from the exons ATGAACAAGAAGTTCTTATCATATTTCTTTCTCCTTGGAACCATTTTGGGTATATGCCCAAGAAATGAGCAACATATATGTCGAAAACGTGGGAAGAAAACCCATCACTTCAAAATTTATACGTCTTTTATTATCCTCCTTATGCTATGGCAATTCGCTTATTTTGTGTGGTTGGTTCTTGGTGATTATTATGTGGAGGGTTTATTCATAAAATTCCTCATAGAATTACTGGATGTAGCTGTACTTACAATGGATATAACTCTAACAATTTTCTTCATCAACTTCACTCAGCATAAGAAATGGAAATCGATGAACAAATACTTGAATGTTGTTGAAAATCAATTGATCTCGTATTGTGCTTCTATAgactcaggaatattaggtcaTGTGTACATCGATATTTGTTTTATAACTGTTATTATAACCATTACCAATGCGTCTATGTTATGGATATTTTGCTCCCATTCTAGATGCTTTTTTTTCTTACACATACAAAAAGTCTATGGTTGTTATATGATTGTTCTTGTTTACTTGATAGTGACAAGGATAAGGAATGGTCTGACGAAGTTGCATGCTTTTCTGGAAGGATTGACACCCTCAAAAATTGGAGAAGAGGACTCTAATGTCAAGTTCATACAACCTTACAATTCTTATAGTGAATTTATGAAGTGCTATAGAATCATTTACGACGTAGTTCAGTTCTTTAATGACATATTTGGATATCACATGGTTTTTCTGAATCTCTTTTGTATTCTCGAATGGTTGTCCGTTTTGAATTTGATCATATCAAGTATCAAATACAACTCTATGGAAATTGATGTAATCACTGTAATgtttataaatataataataattctg attggaatcatttttattattctgctTTGCGCTTCGGTGACTAGTAAGGCTGAACATTTTCTGTACGTTCTTCATCAAATAGAAGATGATAACCATAATTTGAAAGCTAAAAGTATTGTCATCCAACTCGTCGAAGATATGCCCCTCCACTTCTCAGCTGcgaggtttttcaatatcagcAAATATACAATTCTTGGTCTTATAGGAAATTGTACAAcctattttattgttttaataCAATTTTACCAGTAG